From a region of the Hominilimicola fabiformis genome:
- a CDS encoding ArsR/SmtB family transcription factor → MDKCSTCQYNPQILDRLKNQLPDEDVTDKLSEMFKVFGDSTRIRILWTLFDKELCVYDIANALGMSQSAISHQLKTLKQARLIKSRRDGKNAFYSIDDDHVKKIIEQMLIHIEEN, encoded by the coding sequence ATGGATAAATGCAGTACCTGTCAATATAATCCGCAGATTTTAGATAGATTGAAAAATCAACTTCCCGATGAAGATGTAACGGATAAATTGTCGGAAATGTTTAAAGTGTTCGGCGACAGTACAAGAATAAGAATTTTATGGACGTTGTTTGATAAGGAATTGTGTGTGTATGATATAGCGAATGCACTCGGTATGAGCCAGTCGGCTATCAGTCATCAGCTTAAAACTTTAAAACAGGCAAGGCTTATAAAGTCACGCCGTGACGGTAAAAATGCCTTTTATTCGATTGATGACGACCACGTTAAAAAGATTATAGAACAAATGCTTATTCATATTGAGGAAAACTAA